Proteins encoded together in one Carya illinoinensis cultivar Pawnee chromosome 3, C.illinoinensisPawnee_v1, whole genome shotgun sequence window:
- the LOC122304820 gene encoding uncharacterized protein LOC122304820 yields the protein MYFIFSKAEVQSSAEPFQFSVVLKFLRRRPSLDQIRSSIQNRWGLKAIPVIGQLRNPRNVLIRLVMEEDFISVMARGNSELLGVPYRIFHWSPDFIEEEDSPWVPFWLSLPGLPPNFFQESILRSIGDGIGKFLKRDNATACVTRPEAARICVEVNVAGSLRKSFWLGALHGETSHFQEIFYESVPSYCCSCRKQGHTEERCNRNRVSTRKKEGQGGGGQNNSGKELVEDLALVTMKVQQLVSEIAAKPQVERSLDGSNQENELEQAGELEIVLPIHSPNRSPAKWSDMEDDNDSDSGSEALHSSTISGPRSILRMIDESLEFELGSMARDGDFLTSGRLEPGESGRAGLEGDQDEELNELAAKMFNLDPDMHVPLK from the exons ATGTACTTCATTTTCTCAAAAGCAGAGGTTCAGAGCTCAGCGGAACCATTTCAGTTTTCTGTAGTCTTGAAGTTTCTAAGGCGAAGGCCGTCGTTGGATCAAATTAGAAGCAGTATTCAAAATCGTTGGGGTCTGAAAGCCATTCCAGTGATTGGGCAGTTAAGGAACCCACGTAATGTCCTTATTCGGCTGGTTATGGAGGAAGATTTTATTTCAGTGATGGCTAGGGGAAACTCTGAATTGCTGGGGGTTCCTTATAGGATATTCCATTGGTCTCCTGATTTTATTGAGGAAGAAGATTCACCATGGGTTCCGTTTTGGCTATCTTTACCTGGGCTTCCACCAAACTTTTTTCAGGAGTCTATCTTACGGAGCATTGGTGATGGAATTGGTAAGTTTTTGAAGAGGGATAATGCAACGGCTTGTGTAACACGCCCAGAAGCAGCTCGTATTTGTGTGGAGGTTAATGTGGCTGGTTCGTTACGGAAATCATTCTGGTTGGGTGCCTTACATGGAGAGACtagtcattttcaagaaatattctacGAATCAGTCCCTAGTTATTGTTGTTCCTGTCGAAAACAGGGGCACACGGAGGAGAGATGTAACCGGAATAGAGTGAGCACGAGGAAGAAGGAGGGTCAGGGAGGGGGAGGCCAAAATAATTCTGGAAAG GAATTGGTTGAGGACTTGGCTCTTGTTACGATGAAGGTGCAGCAGCTGGTGTCTGAGATCGCTGCAAAGCCTCAGGTTGAGAGGAGCTTAGACGGAAGCAATCAGGAAAATGAGTTGGAGCAGGCGGGGGAGCTGGAAATTGTTTTGCCGATTCACTCACCGAATAGGAGTCCTGCAAAATGGAGTGATATGGAGGATGACAATGATTCCGATTCAGGTTCGGAGGCTCTGCACAGTTCTACCATTTCAGGACCGAGAAGTATATTGAGAATGATAGATGAATCTTTAGAATTTGAACTTGGGAGTATGGCTAGAGATGGGGATTTTTTGACTTCGGGAAGGCTGGAACCAGGGGAATCTGGCCGAGCGGGGTTGGAAGGTGATCAAGATGAAGAATTAAATGAGCTGGCTGCCAAGATGTTCAATTTAGATCCAGACATGCATGTACCTCTAAAATAG